The stretch of DNA CTGTAGAGTGTTCTCCAGTACCCGAATGATCAGCCTACACAGAGAGGGAGTATGAATCTCATCAAATCCAAGCGGCGCGTCGCCGATCACGGCGAGGTCTTCACCCCACCGTGGCTGGTCGAGGCCATGCTCGACCTGGTAGGGGGCGAGACTGAGCGCATCGACTCGCGTTTTCTGGAACCCGCCTGCGGCAGCGGCAACTTTCTGGTGGCGGTGCTGCGGCGCAAGCTCGCCGCCGTGCAGCTCCGGTACGGCCAGTCCAACTTCGAGCGGCGACACTACGCCCTGCTCGCGCTGATGTGCGTCTACGGCATCGAACTGTTGGCCGACAACATCGCCGAATGCCGGGCGAACCTGCTGGAAGTCCTGGCCGAGTACCTGGGGCTGGCCGAGGAGGACGACCTCTTCCGCGCCGCCGCCTATGTCCTGTCGCAGAACTTGGTCCACGGCGACGCGCTCAGGATGCAGACGCATGAGGGCCAGGCCATCACCTTTGCCGAGTGGGGCTACCTGGGCCGGGGCCGCTTTCAGCGCCGCGATTTCCGCCTCGATACCCTCGCCATGTCGTCCACCTTTAGCGCTGAGGGGTCGCTGTTTGCCGGGCTGGGCAAGCATGAAATCTTCACCCC from Deinococcus planocerae encodes:
- a CDS encoding DNA methyltransferase; amino-acid sequence: MNLIKSKRRVADHGEVFTPPWLVEAMLDLVGGETERIDSRFLEPACGSGNFLVAVLRRKLAAVQLRYGQSNFERRHYALLALMCVYGIELLADNIAECRANLLEVLAEYLGLAEEDDLFRAAAYVLSQNLVHGDALRMQTHEGQAITFAEWGYLGRGRFQRRDFRLDTLAMSSTFSAEGSLFAGLGKHEIFTPTRTYPPMTVRDLAAAEEAA